One Ardenticatenales bacterium DNA segment encodes these proteins:
- a CDS encoding mechanosensitive ion channel, producing MSFFADNAHIFTRLVEIILFFFLAWVLHRLSGRLARRVVRLGRLAGPESGMRRQRQHTLQSLIASGITLLGFISAGILSLGLFIQADTLIWIIGLFSAAFGLGARPLISDFLTGLSFIFEDTFDVGEKVEILGVEGVVEEVNLRTTKLRAPGGEVFIMPNGEVRVVRNFSRGRFSLVKVQLKLDAAELGVALPALEAMREEAMTALPNLLEPWRIISETGTLGEHAELTLVAKARFGKAADMRPRLLAFLQEQLADIDISPVD from the coding sequence ATGAGTTTTTTCGCGGATAACGCCCACATTTTCACCCGACTGGTTGAGATCATCCTCTTTTTCTTCCTGGCCTGGGTGCTGCATCGTCTCTCCGGGCGATTGGCGCGGCGCGTGGTGCGGTTGGGTCGGCTGGCAGGGCCGGAATCGGGGATGCGGCGGCAGCGGCAGCATACGTTGCAAAGCCTGATTGCCAGCGGGATCACGTTGTTGGGGTTTATCAGTGCCGGCATTCTCTCTCTCGGGCTATTCATACAGGCGGACACCCTCATCTGGATCATCGGCCTGTTCAGCGCCGCCTTTGGCCTCGGCGCGCGCCCGTTGATCAGCGACTTCCTCACCGGCCTCAGCTTTATCTTTGAAGACACCTTCGACGTGGGGGAAAAAGTGGAGATATTAGGCGTGGAAGGCGTCGTAGAAGAAGTTAACCTGCGCACGACGAAGCTGCGCGCTCCGGGTGGCGAAGTATTCATTATGCCCAATGGCGAAGTGCGCGTGGTGCGCAATTTTAGCCGCGGGCGCTTCTCTTTGGTGAAAGTGCAATTGAAGTTGGATGCGGCGGAGTTGGGGGTGGCTTTGCCGGCATTAGAAGCCATGCGTGAAGAGGCCATGACCGCCCTGCCCAACCTATTAGAACCATGGCGCATCATCAGCGAAACCGGCACACTGGGAGAACACGCCGAACTCACCCTCGTCGCCAAAGCTCGCTTTGGTAAAGCCGCCGATATGCGCCCCCGCCTGCTCGCCTTCCTACAAGAACAACTGGCCGACATAGACATCTCCCCGGTTGACTAA
- a CDS encoding penicillin-binding protein: MGNYEFKYLRPYQPPPPPEKPARRLPGCLRLLLFLFQWGLVGIILAGLLFFGSYIYFSRQLAGTIQQIVNYQGSGVGGTPRIFDRNGTLLYEQPPVEKRSWLTYEQLPDALKNATIAVEDDTFWRNPGFDPPAIVAAIISNLRHQEGRPVGASTITQQLVRHIAFSYEERVTPSYQRKALEIFYAFILTQQRSKQDILTMYLNEIYYGNLAYGAAAAAQTYFGKSAADLTLAEATFLAGLPQAPLDWDPYTNFDGAKARQENILDLMVEERFIDAPTAEAEKARSLSLAPLIPVAQRAAATHLDTPHFVLYVQQELERRYGPDAFTRNGWQVTTSLDLNIQRLAETAAREVVAARAAAHDVRNAAVVVLKPATGEILSMVGSLDYFDEAIDGQFNMTLQARQPGSSFKPITYAAAMQRGWTTGDVLWDVPIVLDLGGGQTMQPRNYDGRYHGPLLLRDALANSYNIPPIQLARDVGLPAVIGMAQTLGVASLRQPPGYYGLALTLGGGEVPLLELTQAYATLANQGRRPRLVSVLRIVDSFGNVIYDQQRDRVPASNALDPRIAYILTDILSDNRARTPAMGANSPLRLPFPAAVKTGTTNDYRDNWTMGYTPGLVVGVWSGNTDNHPMRDTSGLSGAAPIWNRIMQGVYADEQMRRQLAVNGQMPPTEFPRPNGIEERAVCLPAGTGGSVCAASRPDLFLIGEAVHAVARLGYAPDVTSNPGAWTLVTAGMDAAGAQSVWQSQPALTDGARPPLPSTCVVTGSRSAGSAAARLLLPVPPFYPDEVRARLWARGSGYQMAPATACPVGVARANVSGGSGGSDSSRVDHGGGTSDSASYVITSPLPGQQVRGPVSIWGSAMFNSAQVQYYKLEIGRGANPTAWVTFGSTHTQPVSDGVLEVLYAGEMPAGDYVIRLVLVGWDGNFHNPYQVPIQIAP; encoded by the coding sequence ATGGGCAATTACGAATTCAAGTATTTGCGGCCGTACCAGCCGCCACCCCCTCCTGAAAAACCCGCGCGCCGGCTTCCCGGCTGCCTGCGCCTGCTGCTTTTCCTGTTCCAGTGGGGATTAGTGGGCATCATTTTGGCCGGGCTGTTGTTTTTTGGCAGCTACATCTACTTCAGCCGCCAGTTGGCGGGGACGATCCAGCAAATCGTCAACTACCAGGGCAGCGGCGTCGGTGGCACGCCGCGCATCTTCGACCGTAACGGCACACTGCTCTATGAACAGCCCCCCGTGGAAAAACGGAGTTGGCTGACCTATGAACAGTTACCGGATGCCCTGAAAAACGCCACCATTGCCGTCGAAGACGATACGTTCTGGCGCAATCCGGGCTTTGATCCGCCGGCCATCGTCGCCGCCATCATCAGCAATCTGCGCCATCAGGAAGGCCGCCCCGTGGGAGCCAGCACCATCACGCAGCAGTTGGTGCGCCACATCGCCTTTTCCTACGAGGAACGGGTCACGCCCAGCTACCAGCGCAAGGCGCTGGAAATCTTCTACGCCTTTATTCTCACGCAGCAGCGCAGCAAGCAGGACATCCTCACGATGTACCTGAACGAGATTTACTACGGCAACCTGGCGTATGGCGCGGCGGCGGCGGCGCAGACCTACTTCGGCAAGTCTGCCGCCGACCTGACGCTGGCGGAGGCGACTTTCCTGGCCGGACTGCCGCAGGCTCCCCTCGATTGGGACCCATACACCAATTTCGACGGGGCCAAGGCGCGTCAGGAGAACATTCTCGACCTGATGGTGGAGGAGAGGTTCATTGATGCGCCGACGGCGGAGGCGGAAAAAGCGCGTTCCTTATCTCTGGCCCCGCTCATTCCCGTGGCGCAGCGCGCCGCCGCCACGCATCTGGATACGCCCCATTTTGTGCTGTATGTGCAGCAGGAATTGGAGCGGCGCTATGGTCCCGACGCTTTCACGCGCAACGGCTGGCAGGTGACCACCAGCCTCGACTTGAACATACAGCGCCTGGCGGAAACGGCGGCGCGGGAAGTCGTGGCGGCGCGGGCGGCGGCGCATGACGTCCGTAATGCGGCGGTGGTCGTTCTCAAACCGGCTACCGGAGAAATCCTGAGCATGGTGGGCAGCCTGGATTATTTTGACGAGGCGATTGACGGGCAGTTTAATATGACGCTGCAAGCGCGCCAGCCGGGGAGCAGTTTTAAGCCGATTACGTATGCGGCGGCCATGCAGCGGGGGTGGACCACGGGGGATGTGCTGTGGGATGTGCCTATTGTGTTGGACCTCGGCGGTGGCCAGACAATGCAACCGCGCAACTATGATGGGCGGTATCATGGTCCGCTGCTGCTGCGGGATGCGCTGGCGAATAGCTACAACATTCCGCCGATTCAGTTGGCCCGCGATGTAGGTCTCCCCGCCGTTATCGGCATGGCGCAGACGTTGGGCGTGGCATCGCTGCGGCAGCCGCCGGGCTACTATGGGCTGGCGCTGACGTTGGGGGGTGGGGAGGTGCCGCTGTTGGAGTTGACGCAGGCGTATGCGACGCTGGCGAACCAGGGCCGACGCCCGCGACTGGTGAGTGTGTTGCGTATTGTGGATAGTTTTGGCAATGTGATTTACGATCAGCAGCGGGATCGTGTGCCGGCATCTAACGCCCTGGACCCCCGCATTGCCTACATCCTCACCGACATCCTCAGCGACAACCGCGCCCGCACGCCCGCCATGGGCGCGAACAGCCCGCTGCGCCTCCCCTTCCCCGCCGCCGTGAAAACGGGAACCACCAACGACTACCGCGACAACTGGACGATGGGCTACACCCCCGGCCTGGTCGTGGGCGTCTGGTCCGGCAACACCGACAACCACCCCATGCGCGATACGTCCGGGCTGTCTGGCGCGGCCCCCATCTGGAACCGCATCATGCAGGGTGTTTACGCCGATGAACAAATGCGGCGGCAACTCGCGGTGAACGGGCAAATGCCGCCCACCGAGTTCCCCCGTCCCAACGGCATCGAAGAGCGCGCCGTTTGCCTGCCCGCGGGCACGGGGGGCAGCGTTTGCGCTGCCTCGCGCCCCGACCTTTTCCTGATCGGCGAGGCCGTCCATGCCGTGGCTCGCCTGGGGTACGCCCCGGACGTGACCAGTAATCCGGGGGCGTGGACGTTGGTGACGGCGGGAATGGACGCGGCGGGGGCGCAGTCCGTCTGGCAGTCGCAGCCGGCGTTGACTGATGGTGCGCGCCCGCCGCTGCCGTCCACTTGCGTGGTCACGGGCAGCCGGAGCGCGGGGAGCGCGGCGGCCCGGTTGCTGCTGCCGGTGCCGCCATTTTATCCTGACGAAGTGCGGGCACGGTTGTGGGCGCGGGGCAGCGGCTACCAGATGGCGCCGGCCACGGCCTGCCCTGTGGGTGTGGCCCGCGCCAATGTCTCCGGTGGCAGTGGTGGAAGCGATAGCAGCCGTGTTGACCACGGCGGCGGCACGTCCGACAGCGCCAGCTATGTGATTACGTCGCCGCTGCCGGGCCAGCAGGTGCGTGGGCCGGTTTCGATCTGGGGCAGCGCCATGTTCAATTCGGCGCAGGTGCAGTATTACAAGTTGGAGATCGGCCGGGGCGCGAACCCGACAGCCTGGGTGACGTTTGGGTCTACGCATACACAGCCGGTTAGTGATGGGGTGTTGGAGGTGTTGTACGCGGGAGAAATGCCGGCAGGCGACTACGTCATCCGCCTGGTTCTGGTGGGATGGGATGGCAATTTCCACAATCCCTACCAGGTTCCCATCCAGATCGCGCCATAA
- a CDS encoding right-handed parallel beta-helix repeat-containing protein, producing MKAKHLRLFLLLGLLFGLARTTSAASPANAIISAPPYTEVHTPTGTNVCGTIIHHTFWTIDQSPYIITCDVVVINDVILTIDPGVVVKADSADDDLHIYGSLVADGAPGQPVVFTSYKDDSFGGDSNGDGNATSPAPGDWGGIYMHSGTYGNTIDNGIFRFGGSNAAQGAAALFRVDNDDLVISSSTFQFSAAYGVYALATTAPINVSLNGNTFNNNNGNGYYGLTSAMSSSTTLTNNNFQNNAGSGAKLFLNDANGSLTLAGNSGTGNTLNGVELNGGINGPFTLNGSAQTSFVAALASDFTIKAGATLTVAANTAIKSSGGATDLHVYGTLVSEGTPGSPVTFTSINDNAVAGITGDANINAAPGDWGGIYFHVGSSGNVLSNLDVAYGGSNAAQGANANLRSDNVDLAISASTFRNSALDGIYFVSNSGSRTLDISGSTFANNAGKGLNMLDTNASLTANLTGNTFDSNNTAAKLLLSSGNGTLTLDSNVVSNNGLNGTDLSGNLAGTLTLDNTNQTDFPFVLSSDISVPLGSTLALSANTIIKAGSASSDLQVFGTLTAAGQPGQIIAFTSLKDDSVGGDTNNDGAATTPAPGDWGGIYFHDGSTGSALSRCVIAYGGSNAAQGTNANLRSDNASLTVSVCSSRASATDGAYLISNGGGRTFTLNNNTFQSNGDSGLEMLSSDADLTAALTGNAFLANQSAGARLVLNNGRGTVTLNGNTAAGNAVNGLSLSGSVVGTLTLDNSAQTNFATVLSSDVVVNAGSTLALSPGTVVKGKDATTDLHLYGTLSANGSQTSPITFTSFRDDTSGGDSNNDGGATTPAAGDWGGLYFHQGSAGNTLNRCFIAYGGSSAAQGANANLRSDNATLTVNNCVLRASASDGMYAVFAAANGGLTLQNSAFRNNVGAGVNSLVSSRTANVYLKTNAFENNTGPAAKLRLINGSGQLILDGNTTTNNSLNGVDISGGVSGNFTVSSANQSNFPLVMTDDLVVVSGGTLTLSPNTIVKAQSPAIDLHVFGELIADGTPTQPIIFTALEDDGPGGDTNNDGGATTGTPGDWGGIYLHDNAPGGTLDNCVIRYGGSVSQDGANANLRSKADTLSVTRCSITNSLQDGIYLNHADSGPVIFLNNISGNGIYGLFNGGAVAISARNNWWGDATGPYHPTFNPTGLGDEVSNNVGYQPWLPSYLISSVIDYNYQWNTGTTGSSTWVLFTSGSFVDAAGNGGSWVYQQGNNQIFFSYSGAPCNALFVGSYTGPGILAGQMFCRGGASNYGVWSGVVATFLTSPGAGGSIKY from the coding sequence GTGAAAGCTAAGCATTTACGTCTGTTCCTGCTGCTCGGGCTTCTCTTTGGACTCGCGCGCACCACTTCCGCCGCTTCCCCGGCAAACGCCATCATCTCCGCTCCTCCCTATACCGAAGTCCACACCCCCACCGGCACAAACGTCTGCGGAACCATCATCCATCACACCTTTTGGACTATTGATCAAAGTCCTTACATCATCACCTGCGACGTCGTCGTCATCAACGACGTGATCCTCACCATCGATCCCGGCGTCGTCGTCAAGGCAGACAGCGCCGACGACGACCTGCACATCTACGGCTCCCTCGTTGCCGATGGCGCGCCCGGTCAGCCTGTGGTTTTCACCTCCTACAAAGACGACAGCTTTGGCGGCGACAGCAATGGCGACGGCAATGCAACCTCCCCCGCGCCGGGCGACTGGGGCGGCATTTACATGCACTCGGGCACATACGGCAACACCATCGACAACGGCATCTTCCGTTTCGGCGGCAGCAATGCAGCCCAGGGCGCGGCTGCGCTGTTCCGCGTGGACAATGACGACCTGGTTATCAGCAGCAGCACGTTCCAGTTCTCCGCGGCCTACGGGGTATACGCCCTGGCAACCACGGCGCCGATCAACGTGAGTCTGAATGGCAATACGTTCAACAACAACAACGGCAACGGCTACTATGGCCTCACGTCCGCCATGAGCAGCAGCACGACGTTGACGAACAATAACTTCCAGAACAATGCCGGCAGCGGCGCGAAACTCTTCCTCAACGACGCCAACGGCAGCCTCACCCTTGCCGGCAACAGCGGCACAGGCAACACCCTCAACGGCGTCGAACTGAACGGCGGCATCAACGGCCCCTTCACCCTCAACGGCTCCGCGCAAACCAGCTTTGTGGCCGCGCTCGCCAGCGACTTCACCATCAAAGCGGGCGCAACCCTCACCGTCGCCGCCAACACCGCCATCAAATCCAGCGGTGGGGCCACGGACCTGCACGTCTACGGCACACTGGTCTCCGAGGGCACACCCGGCTCCCCCGTCACCTTCACGTCCATCAATGACAACGCCGTCGCCGGCATCACCGGCGACGCCAACATCAACGCCGCGCCTGGCGACTGGGGCGGTATCTACTTCCATGTCGGCAGCAGTGGCAACGTCCTCAGCAACCTGGACGTGGCCTACGGCGGCAGCAACGCAGCGCAAGGCGCCAACGCCAACCTGCGCAGCGACAACGTGGACCTGGCTATCAGCGCCAGCACCTTCCGCAACAGCGCCCTGGACGGCATCTACTTCGTCAGCAACAGCGGCAGCCGCACGCTGGATATTTCCGGCAGCACGTTTGCCAACAATGCCGGCAAAGGCCTCAACATGCTGGACACCAACGCCAGCCTCACCGCCAATCTCACCGGCAACACGTTCGACAGCAACAACACGGCGGCGAAACTGCTCCTCAGCAGCGGCAACGGCACGCTCACGCTGGACAGCAACGTCGTCAGCAACAACGGCCTGAACGGCACGGATTTGTCCGGTAATCTTGCCGGCACGCTCACCCTGGACAACACCAACCAGACCGATTTCCCCTTCGTCCTCAGCAGCGACATCAGCGTGCCCCTGGGCAGCACCCTCGCCCTCTCCGCCAACACCATCATCAAAGCCGGCAGCGCCAGCTCCGACCTGCAAGTGTTTGGAACCCTCACCGCCGCCGGACAACCCGGTCAGATAATCGCCTTCACGTCACTCAAAGACGACTCCGTGGGTGGCGACACGAACAACGACGGCGCGGCCACCACGCCCGCCCCCGGCGACTGGGGCGGCATTTACTTCCACGATGGCAGTACGGGCAGCGCCCTCAGCCGCTGCGTCATCGCCTATGGGGGCAGCAACGCCGCGCAAGGAACCAACGCCAACCTGCGCAGCGACAACGCCAGCCTCACCGTCTCCGTCTGCTCCTCCCGCGCCTCCGCCACGGACGGCGCATACCTGATCAGCAACGGCGGCGGACGCACCTTCACGCTGAACAACAACACGTTCCAGAGCAACGGCGACAGTGGCCTGGAAATGCTCTCCTCCGACGCCGACCTCACCGCCGCGCTCACCGGCAACGCCTTCCTGGCAAACCAAAGCGCGGGCGCGCGTCTGGTCCTGAACAATGGTCGGGGCACAGTTACGCTAAATGGAAACACGGCGGCGGGCAATGCGGTCAATGGTCTCTCCCTCTCCGGTTCGGTGGTGGGGACGTTGACGCTGGATAATAGCGCGCAAACGAATTTCGCCACGGTTTTATCGAGCGATGTCGTGGTAAATGCCGGCAGCACCCTGGCACTCTCTCCCGGAACCGTCGTCAAAGGAAAGGACGCCACCACTGACTTGCATTTGTACGGTACGCTTTCCGCCAATGGCTCGCAGACATCCCCCATCACCTTCACCTCTTTCCGCGACGACACCAGTGGCGGGGACAGCAACAATGATGGCGGCGCCACAACCCCGGCGGCTGGCGACTGGGGCGGACTCTACTTCCACCAGGGCAGTGCCGGCAACACCCTCAACCGCTGCTTCATTGCCTACGGCGGCAGCAGCGCCGCGCAAGGGGCCAACGCTAACCTGCGCAGCGACAACGCCACGCTCACCGTGAACAATTGCGTCCTCCGGGCCTCCGCCTCGGATGGTATGTACGCCGTCTTCGCCGCTGCTAACGGTGGCCTCACCCTGCAAAACAGCGCCTTCCGCAACAATGTGGGCGCCGGCGTGAACAGCCTCGTCTCCAGCCGTACGGCCAACGTCTACCTGAAAACCAACGCTTTCGAGAACAACACAGGCCCAGCCGCAAAACTACGCCTGATCAACGGCAGCGGTCAGCTCATTCTCGATGGCAACACGACCACCAACAACAGCCTCAACGGTGTTGACATCTCCGGCGGCGTCTCCGGCAACTTCACCGTTTCCAGCGCCAACCAGAGCAACTTCCCCCTGGTGATGACGGATGATCTCGTCGTCGTCAGTGGTGGAACGCTGACGCTCTCGCCCAATACCATTGTCAAGGCACAATCTCCGGCGATCGACCTGCACGTCTTCGGCGAACTGATCGCCGACGGCACGCCCACCCAGCCCATCATCTTCACGGCGCTGGAAGACGATGGTCCCGGCGGCGACACGAACAACGATGGCGGCGCCACCACCGGCACGCCCGGCGATTGGGGCGGCATCTACCTGCACGACAACGCCCCAGGCGGAACGTTGGATAACTGCGTCATCCGCTACGGCGGCAGCGTCTCGCAAGATGGCGCCAACGCCAACCTGCGCAGCAAGGCGGACACCCTCTCCGTCACCCGCTGCAGCATCACCAACAGCCTCCAGGATGGCATTTACCTGAATCATGCCGATTCCGGACCGGTTATCTTCCTCAATAACATCAGCGGCAACGGCATCTATGGCCTCTTCAACGGCGGCGCGGTAGCTATCTCCGCCCGCAACAACTGGTGGGGCGATGCAACCGGCCCATACCATCCCACGTTCAACCCCACGGGGCTGGGTGACGAAGTCAGCAACAACGTGGGCTACCAGCCGTGGCTGCCTTCCTACCTGATCTCCTCCGTCATTGACTACAACTATCAGTGGAACACCGGAACGACCGGCTCCAGCACCTGGGTGCTGTTCACGTCTGGCAGCTTCGTTGACGCGGCAGGCAATGGCGGCTCCTGGGTCTACCAGCAGGGCAACAACCAGATCTTCTTCAGCTACTCCGGCGCGCCCTGTAACGCCCTGTTCGTCGGCAGTTACACGGGTCCGGGCATCCTCGCGGGGCAGATGTTCTGCCGCGGCGGGGCCAGCAACTACGGGGTCTGGTCTGGCGTGGTCGCTACGTTCCTGACTTCGCCCGGCGCGGGTGGCAGCATCAAGTATTAG
- a CDS encoding glycoside hydrolase family 13 protein: MQEFIFGPLSNDIQRQAHERTQRLGVRHDQPTPPPPDVTLPITVTVALPRAVEKVLCHLAQPDEAIIPLQWTRTEWDLANWQYRQVWEGVMPAFPHNTIVRYTIHAYPADGSAPIPANEGERYSYQVGQPQPPEWSRAAIIYQVFPDRFSPGEGRDWNPTQNLGDIYGGTLRGIIEKLDYIADLGCNCIWLNPFFPDTTHHGYHATDYFQVNPRLGTMADIRELVDGAHQRGMRVLLDFVANHWGSGHDTFQQAQTDPDSPYINWYHWHEWPHDYKTFFGVKDLPQVNVNDPGARDYLLDAARFWLTDVHFDGYRLDYACGPSHDFWVDFRATVKAANPDAWIFGEVIESPMLLLSYGGRLDGCLDFLLLQALRDTFAFQSMSLAQFDGFLRQHEAFFPDSYSRPSFLDNHDMNRFLWLARGDTRKLKLAALCQFTLSGAPIVYYGTETGLSQNEDLLKPDGRVIMEECRLPMVWGEAQDADLLAYYRWLIHFRRRHPALWQGVRQTVYLDEGVYAYTRSDEQETILVTLNRSEAAREVTIAGISLTLEPWTGDVRVMR, encoded by the coding sequence ATGCAAGAATTCATCTTTGGCCCCCTCTCCAATGACATTCAGCGCCAGGCACACGAGCGCACCCAACGACTGGGCGTGCGCCACGATCAGCCCACGCCACCGCCGCCTGACGTAACCTTGCCCATCACCGTCACCGTTGCTTTGCCGCGGGCTGTGGAAAAGGTTCTCTGCCATCTGGCGCAGCCCGACGAGGCCATCATCCCCTTGCAATGGACGCGCACCGAATGGGACCTGGCAAACTGGCAGTATCGGCAGGTGTGGGAAGGGGTGATGCCGGCATTCCCCCACAACACCATCGTCCGCTACACCATTCACGCCTACCCCGCCGACGGCAGCGCCCCCATTCCCGCCAACGAGGGTGAACGCTACTCCTACCAGGTGGGTCAACCGCAGCCGCCAGAATGGAGCCGCGCCGCCATTATCTACCAGGTCTTTCCCGACCGCTTTTCCCCCGGAGAGGGGCGCGATTGGAACCCCACGCAAAACCTCGGCGACATCTACGGCGGCACACTGCGCGGCATCATCGAAAAGCTGGACTACATCGCCGATCTCGGCTGCAATTGCATCTGGCTCAACCCCTTCTTCCCGGACACAACCCACCACGGCTACCACGCCACCGACTACTTTCAAGTCAACCCGCGCCTGGGCACCATGGCCGACATTCGGGAACTGGTGGATGGGGCACACCAACGCGGCATGCGCGTGCTGCTCGATTTTGTCGCCAACCACTGGGGCAGCGGGCACGACACATTCCAACAAGCGCAAACAGACCCCGACAGCCCCTACATCAACTGGTACCACTGGCACGAATGGCCCCACGACTACAAAACCTTTTTCGGCGTGAAGGATTTGCCCCAGGTCAACGTAAACGATCCGGGCGCGCGCGACTATTTGTTGGATGCCGCCCGCTTCTGGCTGACAGACGTTCATTTTGATGGGTATCGCCTGGACTACGCCTGCGGCCCCTCGCACGATTTCTGGGTTGACTTTCGCGCCACGGTGAAGGCCGCCAATCCCGACGCCTGGATATTTGGAGAGGTCATCGAATCCCCCATGCTGCTGCTCTCCTATGGCGGTCGGCTGGACGGCTGCCTCGATTTCCTACTGTTGCAGGCGCTGCGGGACACCTTTGCCTTCCAATCCATGAGTCTGGCGCAGTTTGATGGCTTTTTACGGCAGCATGAGGCGTTCTTCCCCGATTCCTACAGCCGCCCCAGCTTCCTGGACAACCACGACATGAACCGGTTCCTCTGGCTGGCGCGGGGCGACACGCGCAAGTTGAAGCTGGCCGCGCTGTGCCAGTTCACGCTCTCCGGTGCGCCAATTGTCTATTACGGCACGGAAACCGGGCTATCGCAAAACGAGGACCTGCTAAAACCAGATGGGCGGGTCATTATGGAAGAATGTCGCCTGCCCATGGTCTGGGGAGAGGCGCAAGATGCCGACCTGCTCGCTTATTATCGCTGGCTGATTCATTTCCGCCGCCGCCATCCCGCCTTGTGGCAGGGGGTGCGGCAAACGGTCTACCTGGATGAGGGCGTGTATGCCTACACGCGCAGCGATGAGCAGGAGACAATCCTGGTTACGCTTAATCGGAGTGAGGCGGCGCGTGAGGTGACAATTGCCGGCATTTCTCTCACCCTGGAGCCATGGACAGGCGATGTCCGCGTCATGCGCTGA
- a CDS encoding DUF3459 domain-containing protein — MRRFALLFLAVLFLVACNNAPPPSPTVTSAPIGPPATFTSPPPTPPPPPLPTAIPSLLVQGTDGLPWWNDTVFYEVFVRSFYDSNGDGIGDLNGLIEKLDYLNDGDPTTTTDLGITGIWLMPIMKATSYHGYDVEDYYQVSPEYGSNDDFRRLMEEAHARGIRVIVDLVLNHTSVENPWFIAAKDPNSDKRDWYIWSDTDPGYRGPDGQIVWHRSASGYYYGVFWSGMPDLNYENLDVTAQMEDATRFWLEDMRVDGFRLDAIKHMVEQGKAQENTPATHDWLQAYHSFYKSIRADAFTVGEAWTSTQQVLKYTGDEVDIAFQFDLALAALNSADSGFGIQVGKEQQAVVSSFPPGQYAIFLANHDQNRLLTQLDGDENKGRVAASWLLTSPGVPFLYYGEEIGMQGKKPDEDIRRPMQWDGSSYRAGFTTGRPWRVPANDYPERNVAQQNDNPGSLLNHYRRLIQLRHEHPALRVGDWQPVDTNSPRVYAFVRQSAAEAVLVIINFGDDADEKYRLTLESGTLPPTASLTLLMGEPDPAPLTIHAQGGFDEYQPYASLPSFSTTIIQLTP, encoded by the coding sequence ATGCGACGATTTGCTCTCCTCTTCCTGGCTGTGCTGTTTCTCGTGGCGTGCAACAATGCCCCGCCGCCTTCCCCCACCGTGACCAGCGCCCCCATCGGCCCACCCGCGACGTTCACATCCCCGCCACCAACACCCCCGCCCCCACCTCTGCCTACGGCCATCCCCAGCCTCCTCGTCCAGGGAACCGACGGACTCCCCTGGTGGAACGATACCGTCTTCTACGAAGTTTTCGTCCGCAGTTTCTACGATTCCAATGGCGACGGCATCGGCGACCTCAACGGCCTGATAGAAAAACTCGACTACCTCAACGATGGCGATCCCACCACCACCACCGACCTGGGCATCACGGGCATCTGGCTCATGCCCATCATGAAGGCCACCAGTTACCACGGCTACGACGTCGAAGACTACTACCAGGTGTCGCCAGAATACGGCAGTAACGACGATTTCCGCCGCCTTATGGAAGAAGCGCACGCTCGCGGTATTCGCGTCATCGTCGATCTCGTCCTCAATCACACGTCCGTGGAAAATCCCTGGTTCATTGCCGCCAAAGACCCCAACTCAGACAAACGCGACTGGTACATCTGGTCGGACACCGATCCCGGCTATCGCGGCCCGGATGGGCAGATTGTCTGGCACAGGTCGGCCTCCGGTTACTATTACGGCGTTTTCTGGTCGGGCATGCCTGACCTGAACTATGAAAATCTGGACGTGACGGCGCAAATGGAGGACGCAACCCGCTTCTGGCTGGAAGATATGCGGGTGGATGGCTTCCGCCTGGATGCGATCAAGCATATGGTGGAACAGGGGAAAGCGCAAGAAAACACGCCCGCCACCCATGATTGGTTACAGGCATACCACAGCTTCTACAAAAGCATCCGCGCCGATGCCTTCACCGTGGGCGAGGCGTGGACATCCACGCAGCAGGTGCTGAAGTACACCGGGGATGAAGTGGACATCGCCTTTCAGTTCGATCTGGCGCTGGCGGCGCTGAACAGCGCGGACAGTGGGTTTGGCATCCAGGTGGGCAAAGAACAGCAGGCGGTTGTTTCCTCATTCCCGCCCGGCCAATACGCCATTTTCCTGGCGAACCACGACCAGAATCGCCTTCTCACGCAATTGGATGGGGACGAGAACAAGGGGCGCGTGGCCGCGTCGTGGCTGCTCACGTCGCCTGGTGTGCCTTTTCTCTATTATGGCGAGGAGATTGGGATGCAGGGGAAGAAGCCGGACGAGGATATTCGCCGCCCTATGCAGTGGGATGGGAGCAGCTACCGGGCAGGATTCACGACGGGGAGGCCCTGGCGCGTGCCGGCAAATGACTACCCCGAACGCAATGTCGCCCAACAAAACGACAACCCCGGCTCCCTGCTCAACCACTACCGCCGCCTGATCCAGCTTCGCCACGAACACCCCGCGCTGCGTGTCGGCGACTGGCAGCCCGTGGACACCAACTCCCCGCGCGTCTATGCCTTTGTACGCCAGTCGGCGGCGGAAGCGGTACTCGTGATCATCAACTTCGGCGACGACGCGGACGAGAAGTACCGCCTCACACTGGAATCAGGGACACTCCCGCCCACCGCCAGCCTCACCCTCCTCATGGGCGAACCGGACCCCGCCCCTCTGACCATCCATGCGCAGGGAGGATTCGACGAATACCAGCCCTACGCCAGTTTGCCATCCTTCAGCACCACCATCATCCAGCTCACACCCTGA